The proteins below come from a single Alligator mississippiensis isolate rAllMis1 chromosome 2, rAllMis1, whole genome shotgun sequence genomic window:
- the SPATA4 gene encoding spermatogenesis-associated protein 4 isoform X2 has product MGHFPCTAQAVSLSSCATKFFLKRKLNPVQELINGTMHCKPGAAEILVQDIYSMLTNRRIKNIQDEEVDFTDSYYQDQLPMVARSTASKAIKNNIKLTEEMIEPSIKKNRQKVNAIINMHMQQRLLEREENPKRFNIKPSLGERAVRHPSRHASVEIIINSQREKLSSMSYLGLPEIRRKTSVHFKEIQVKQADRSSLSVE; this is encoded by the exons ATGGGGCACTTCCCTTGCACGGCCCAAGCTGTGTCCCTCTCTTCTTGTGcgacaaagttcttcctaaaaaGAAAGCTGAACCCCGTCCAGGAGCTCATTAATGGGACGATGCACTGTAAACCGGGAGCTGCAGAGATTCTGGTGCAAGACATCTACTCCATGCTGACAAACAGGCG aATTAAAAATATTCAGGATGAGGAAGTTGACTTTACAGACAGTTACTATCAGGATCAGTTACCAATGGTTGCCAGATCAACAGCATCAAAGGCTATCAAAAATAACATTAAGCTAACAGAAGAAATGATAGAgccaagcattaaaaaaaatagacagaAGGTTAATGCTATCATCAACATGCATATGCAACAGAGACTGCTAGAAAGGGAGGAGAACCCAA AGCGGTTTAACATTAAACCAAGCTTGGGAGAACGTGCTGTTCGTCATCCTTCTCGTCATGCTTCTGTCGAGATTATCATTAATAGCCAAAGGGAAAAACTTTCTTCTATGTCCT ATCTGGGTCTACCAGAAATCAGAAGGAAAACTTCTGTTCATTTCAAAGAAATCCAAGTGAAACAAGCCGACAGATCCTCTTTGTCTGTGGAGTAA